From a region of the Myroides sp. JBRI-B21084 genome:
- a CDS encoding helix-turn-helix domain-containing protein — MYKVTNELSVNGFSVNPLNKLIERNNNNHAFCTLEYYCIFIATVDTVFVVENVTYNLKKGSLTFIAPEKKVVCDKNCANDGAVYILAFTDAFFEKSAHDSLLLNSNLFYDPQSKIVSTMGSIPIDEIIKLIIDRLALYKTKNNNGLYISVAHNCIEAILLDGLFYVDESACIENDTRKFTYLDTVNRFRVLLQKNYQNEKQVSFYADLLNITPRRLSDMTESVLGKSAKQVIIDKMVNESIRMLKHTHLTVAEIAYKLGFNDEANFSTFIKKHTLKSPRALREDLITIS, encoded by the coding sequence ATGTATAAAGTAACAAATGAACTAAGCGTAAATGGCTTTAGTGTTAACCCGCTTAACAAATTAATAGAACGCAACAACAACAACCACGCATTTTGCACCTTAGAGTATTATTGTATTTTTATTGCAACTGTAGATACCGTTTTCGTAGTTGAAAATGTAACCTATAACCTTAAAAAAGGAAGCTTAACTTTTATTGCGCCAGAAAAAAAAGTGGTTTGCGATAAAAATTGTGCAAATGATGGTGCTGTATATATTTTAGCATTCACCGATGCTTTTTTTGAAAAATCGGCTCATGATTCATTATTGTTAAACTCAAATTTATTTTACGACCCACAGTCTAAAATTGTTAGTACAATGGGATCAATCCCTATCGATGAAATTATAAAACTAATTATTGATAGATTGGCACTATATAAAACCAAAAATAACAACGGTTTGTATATATCAGTAGCACATAACTGCATTGAAGCTATTTTATTAGACGGACTATTTTATGTGGATGAAAGTGCATGTATAGAAAACGACACCCGTAAATTTACTTACTTAGACACCGTAAACAGATTTAGAGTTTTATTACAGAAAAACTATCAGAACGAGAAACAAGTTAGTTTTTATGCTGATTTACTTAATATTACTCCACGCCGCTTGAGCGATATGACCGAATCGGTATTAGGTAAAAGTGCCAAGCAAGTAATTATTGATAAAATGGTAAACGAAAGCATTCGCATGTTAAAGCATACGCATTTAACTGTGGCAGAAATTGCTTATAAATTAGGTTTTAACGACGAAGCAAATTTTAGTACCTTTATAAAAAAGCACACTTTAAAAAGTCCACGGGCTTTAAGAGAAGATCTCATCACAATTTCTTAA
- a CDS encoding GNAT family N-acetyltransferase — MQNLTFEHATIHNLPEIVAIYNSTVATRLVTADTEPVTVESKMDWFNKHNTTNRPLWLVKSNHEIVGWVSFQSFYGRPAYNATAEISIYLHEQYRNKGFGKHILNYCISTAPLLGVKTLLGFIFEHNQPSLKLFSALGFEEWAFLPKIALLDDKEFGLKILGMRVA; from the coding sequence ATGCAAAACTTAACTTTTGAACACGCTACCATTCACAATTTACCCGAAATTGTAGCAATTTATAACTCCACCGTAGCAACGCGCCTAGTTACAGCTGATACCGAACCAGTTACTGTTGAAAGTAAAATGGATTGGTTTAACAAGCACAATACAACCAACCGACCGCTTTGGTTGGTAAAAAGCAATCATGAAATTGTTGGCTGGGTAAGTTTTCAATCGTTTTACGGTAGACCAGCGTATAATGCAACTGCCGAAATTAGTATTTACTTACATGAACAATACAGAAACAAAGGCTTTGGGAAACACATTTTAAATTATTGCATTAGCACGGCACCATTATTAGGTGTAAAAACTTTATTGGGCTTTATTTTTGAGCACAACCAACCTAGTTTAAAATTATTTTCAGCGTTAGGGTTTGAAGAATGGGCTTTTTTACCAAAAATTGCTCTTTTAGATGATAAAGAATTCGGATTGAAAATATTAGGTATGCGAGTGGCCTAA